From one Lolium rigidum isolate FL_2022 chromosome 4, APGP_CSIRO_Lrig_0.1, whole genome shotgun sequence genomic stretch:
- the LOC124648990 gene encoding pre-mRNA splicing factor SR-like 1 isoform X2, translating to MEIQTSGKPIDMLMEKVLCMNIISSDYFKELYRMKTYHEVIDEIFYHVDHVEPWMTGNCRGPSTAFCLLYNFFTMKLTVKQMHGLLKHPDSPYIRAIGFLYLRYVADPKILWTWYEPYLKDDEEFSPGSNGRMTTIGVYVRDLILGQKLCQLTRQFS from the exons ATGGAGATACAGACTTCAGGGAAGCCCATTGATATGCTGATGGAGAAGGTTCTTTGTATGAACATCATCTCTTCTGATTACTTCAAGGAGCTCTACAGGATGAAGACCTATCATGAGGTCATCGACGAGATCTTCTACCATGTTGATCATGTGGAGCCTTGGATGACTGGCAATTGCAGGGGCCCCTCCACTGCATTTTGTCTACTCTACAATTTTTTCACAATGAAGCTTACTGTGAAACAGATGCATGGTTTGTTGAAGCATCCTGACTCCCCGTACATTAGAGCT ATAGGATTCCTGTATCTTCGATATGTTGCAGATCCAAAGATCCTATGGACATGGTATGAGCCCTACTTGAAGGATGATGAG GAATTCTCCCCCGGATCTAATGGTCGCATGACAACCATAGGTGTATATGTGCGTGATCTTATACTTGGACAG AAACTATGCCAACTAACCAGACAATTTTCTTAG
- the LOC124648990 gene encoding pre-mRNA splicing factor SR-like 1 isoform X1, whose protein sequence is MEIQTSGKPIDMLMEKVLCMNIISSDYFKELYRMKTYHEVIDEIFYHVDHVEPWMTGNCRGPSTAFCLLYNFFTMKLTVKQMHGLLKHPDSPYIRAIGFLYLRYVADPKILWTWYEPYLKDDEEFSPGSNGRMTTIGVYVRDLILGQYYFDSILPRVPVPVIRQVTANLEKMKLPTKLSGATGDSSRHGSEDTARRPPSVKASLSVSFGQRAPHRASTRDSSPVRRTVTQDDHRRSSSPFRRSRSRDSPPNGRSSRDRDADRSSRDREHDRSSRDKDYDRDIRDYDRGSRDRDYHRSRHSEERRDSRREHDISRHRRSSSRHRSRSRSRSRSRSRSRSRSRNEPRSSPFGDTNKEKAAAASNLAKLKDLYGDVTEKKDDGDAKPRHHDSCAEEVIMLGGSRWR, encoded by the exons ATGGAGATACAGACTTCAGGGAAGCCCATTGATATGCTGATGGAGAAGGTTCTTTGTATGAACATCATCTCTTCTGATTACTTCAAGGAGCTCTACAGGATGAAGACCTATCATGAGGTCATCGACGAGATCTTCTACCATGTTGATCATGTGGAGCCTTGGATGACTGGCAATTGCAGGGGCCCCTCCACTGCATTTTGTCTACTCTACAATTTTTTCACAATGAAGCTTACTGTGAAACAGATGCATGGTTTGTTGAAGCATCCTGACTCCCCGTACATTAGAGCT ATAGGATTCCTGTATCTTCGATATGTTGCAGATCCAAAGATCCTATGGACATGGTATGAGCCCTACTTGAAGGATGATGAG GAATTCTCCCCCGGATCTAATGGTCGCATGACAACCATAGGTGTATATGTGCGTGATCTTATACTTGGACAG TACTACTTCGACAGTATCCTTCCAAGAGTTCCTGTTCCAGTAATTCGTCAAGTAACAGCCAATCTTGAGAAGATGAAGCTGCCAACTAAGCTTTCTGGGGCGACTGGAGACTCCAGTCGTCATGGATCAGAGGATACGGCCCGTCGGCCCCCTTCTGTTAAAGCTTCTTTGTCAGTTTCTTTCGGACAGCGTGCTCCACACCGTGCTTCTACAAGGGATTCGTCCCCAGTTCGGCGAACAGTTACCCAAGATGATCATCGAAGATCATCTTCACCATTTCGTCGTAGTAGAAGCCGGGACAGCCCTCCCAATGGCCGTTCAAGCCGTGACCGAGATGCTGACCGTTCAAGCCGTGACCGAGAACATGATCGTTCAAGCCGCGACAAGGATTATGATAGGGACATCAGAGACTATGACCGTGGCAGCAGGGACCGCGACTACCACAGGTCCAGGCATTCAGAAGAAAGACGAGATAGCCGAAGGGAGCATGACATTAGTAGACACAGGCGCTCCAGCTCACGTCATAGGAGCAGAAGCAGGAGCCGCAgcaggagccgaagccggagcaGAAGTAGAAGCAGGAATGAACCTCGATCAAGTCCATTTGGGGACACAAACAAGGAGAAGGCAGCTGCTGCGAGCAACCTAGCCAAACTTAAAGACCTGTACGGTGATGTaaccgagaagaaggatgacggtGATGCCAAGCCGCGGCATCATGATTCATGCGCCGAGGAGGTTATCATGCTGGGAGGCTCTAGATGGAGGTAA
- the LOC124648921 gene encoding E3 ubiquitin-protein ligase At1g63170-like — MAAHPAESEAGSETDNHPLLIDQMESAHREIAIDSPRDDAASPSTSRRDNSDSSDRLPRIPESSSETTTASNSQNAPGERRDDSRARRQQSPLNSICWISVELVVTVSQIIAAICVLALSRNEHPHAPLFEWVIGYTVGCIATLPLLYWRYLHRNRPTTGQEPASQNFPPNSIPDSNSHTATSAPHVSEAGFVTDTNGVSQNNALTRNPRAQAYADHFRMALDCFFAVWFVVGNVWVFGGHSSAHDAPNLYRLCIAFLTFSCIGYAMPFILCALICCCLPCIISVMSFREDLNQNKGATAEAINALRTYKFKTKKARNGEGNEVGGGVVAAGTDKERLVSAEDAICCICLARYLNNDELRELPCTHFFHKDCVDKWLKINALCPLCKAEIDSGPTTAPSIGFGRRHSDNRVGNDIESQL, encoded by the exons ATGGCTGCTCATCCCGCTGAATCAGAAGCAGGCAGTGAAACAGACAATCACCCTTTACTGATAGACCAAATGGAAAGCGCTCATCGCGAGATTGCAATTGACAGCCCAAGGGATGACGCTGCTTCTCCGTCAACATCTCGTCGGGATAATAGTGATAGCTCGGATCGGTTGCCTCGTATCCCAGAAAGTTCTTCGGAGACAACTACGGCATCTAACTCCCAGAATGCTCCTGGAGAAAGAAGAGATGATAGCCGTGCCCGTCGTCAGCAAAGTCCTTTGAATTCTATTTGCTGGATCTCAGTTGAGCTTGTTGTAACAGTTAGCCAGATTATAGCTGCTATTTGCGTTCTGGCGTTATCAAGGAATGAACATCCACATGCTCCGTTATTTGAGTGGGTAATTGGTTATACAGTAGGTTGTATTGCTACTCTTCCTCTTCTTTATTGGCGATATCTCCATCGCAACCGCCCAACAACTGGGCAAGAACCAGCAAGTCAGAACTTCCCCCCAAACAGCATTCCTGACTCCAATTCTCACACAGCAACTTCAGCTCCTCATGTGTCTGAAGCTGGTTTTGTAACTGACACAAATGGAGTCTCGCAAAACAATGCGCTCACCAGAAATCCAAG GGCCCAAGCTTATGCTGATCACTTCAGGATGGCCCTTGACTGTTTCTTTGCTGTGTGGTTTGTTGTGGGGAATGTGTGGGTATTTGGTGGACATTCTTCTGCCCATGATGCACCCAACTTGTACAG GTTGTGTATAGCCTTCCTCACATTtagctgcatcggctatgctatGCCTTTCATTCTCTGCGCATTGATATGTTGCTGCCTACCCTGCATAATCTCCGTAATGAGCTTCCGTGAAGATCTAAATCAAAACAAAGGTGCTACTGCTGAAGCAATCAATGCCTTGAGAACATACAAGTTCAAAACGAAGAAGGCTCGTAATGGTGAAGGAAATGAAGTTGGTGGTGGAGTTGTGGCTGCTGGAACAGACAAGGAGCGGCTTGTATCTGCTGAAGATGCT ATTTGCTGTATCTGCTTAGCAAGATACTTGAATAATGACGAGCTCCGAGAGCTTCCTTGCACCCACTTCTTTCACAAAGATTGTGTTGATAAATGGCTCAAGATAAATGCGCTATGCCCCCTCTGCAAAGCTGAGATAGACAGTGGTCCAACAACTGCTCCTTCTATTGGCTTTGGGCGTCGCCATAGTGACAACAGGGTAGGAAATGACATCGAATCACAACTGTAA
- the LOC124708481 gene encoding aldo-keto reductase family 4 member C10-like, with the protein MAESFVLNTGARIPSIGLGTMQIEPGAVDGAIYAAVKAGYRHIDCAPVYCNEKQVGLALKKLFEDGVVKREDLFITSKLWSGDHAPEDVPQAFATTLKDLQIDYIDLFLIHGPIRIKKGTTVSPENFLPPDIPVTWGAMEKLYDSGKARAIGVSNFSRKKLVDLLAVARVPPAVNQVECHLIWQQDNLRKLCQSRGVHLSAFSPLGSHGSPAVNGANLLSDPIVISVAKKLEKTTAQVALRWGLQMGQSVLPKSANEARIKENFDIFNWSISEDLMEKFSEIKQERLLKAEFAVHPLSVYKTLEDLWEDGEI; encoded by the exons ATGGCTGAATCATTCGTCCTTAACACTGGGGCAAGGATCCCATCAATTGGTCTCGGCACAATGCAAATAGAACCTGGCGCTGTCGACGGTGCCATCTATGCTGCTGTGAAG GCTGGATATCGGCATATTGATTGTGCTCCGGTATACTGCAATGAGAAACAG GTTGGCTTGGCTTTGAAGAAATTATTTGAGGATGGTGTGGTTAAGCGTGAAGATTTGTTTATCACCTCGAAGCTATG GTCTGGTGATCATGCGCCTGAAGATGTGCCGCAGGCGTTTGCAACTACCCTTAAAGATTTGCAGATTGACTACATAGATTTGTTCCTG ATTCATGGTCCAATCCGTATCAAGAAAGGAACTACCGTGTCCCCTGAAAACTTTCTGCCACCTGATATTCCTGTTACATGGGGAGCAATGGAGAAGTTATACGACTCTGGCAAAGCTCGAGCAATCGGCGTGAGTAACTTTTCTCGCAAGAAGCTGGTGGATTTGCTCGCCGTTGCACGCGTGCCTCCAGCAGTCAACCAGGTCGAGTGCCATCTGATTTGGCAGCAAGACAATCTCCGCAAACTATGCCAGTCAAGGGGTGTTCATCTTTCT GCATTTTCGCCGTTAGGTTCGCATGGATCACCCGCGGTCAATGGGGCTAATCTCCTTAGCGATCCTATTGTCATCTCCGTTGCCAAGAAGCTGGAGAAAACAACTGCACAGGTCGCTCTACGCTGGGGTCTTCAGATGGGCCAGAGTGTGCTTCCCAAAAGCGCCAATGAAGCACGGATTAAGGAGAACTTCGACATATTTAATTGGTCCATTTCTGAAGATTTGATGGAGAAATTCTCTGAAATCAAACAG GAAAGGTTGCTGAAAGCAGAATTCGCAGTTCACCCTCTGAGCGTTTACAAAACCTTGGAGGATCTTTGGGAGGACGGTGAGATCTGA
- the LOC124649311 gene encoding small polypeptide DEVIL 8-like, which yields MELAASASESVCSAYHHLSTPADADDGGAQSRPQLPRRRKHAAGGGGVSGLRRRCHAVLKQQRTRLYILRRCVSMLLCWNDHDDMSD from the coding sequence ATGGAGCTAGCGGCTTCGGCGTCGGAGTCCGTCTGCTCGGCGTACCACCACCTGTCAACGCCGGCAGATGCCGACGACGGTGGCGCGCAGTCACGGCCGCAGCTGCCGCGGCGGAGGAAGCACGcggctggcggcggtggcgtcagcGGGCTCCGGCGCCGGTGCCACGCGGTGCTGAAGCAGCAGAGGACGAGGCTGTACATCCTCCGGCGGTGCGTCTCGATGCTGCTGTGCTGGAACGACCACGACGACATGTCCGACTGA